A segment of the Streptomyces sp. NBC_01235 genome:
CCCTGCTGCGGCGGCCCCCCGTGTCCGCCTGAGCGTGTATCCGCCTGAGCGAAAGGTGTCCGATGGAGATCAAGGGCAAGAAGGCCGTGGTGTTCGGCGGCGCCTCCGGCATGGGCCGGGCCAGCGCCGAGCTGCTCGCGGCCCGCGGCGCCGAGGTCGCCGTCCTCGACCGTCCCGAGTCGGCGGGCGCCGAGGTCGCCGCCGCGTTCGGCGGGAGCTTCCATCCCGTCGACGTCACCGACTTCGAGGCGACGGAGGGCGCCCTGGACGCCGCCGTCGACGCGCTCGGCGGGCTGCATGTCTCGATCACCACCGCGGGCGGCGGCACGGTGAAGCGCACCCTCGGCCGGGGCGGCCCCCACGACCTGGAGACCTTCCGTCGGGTCCTCGACCTGAACGCGGTCGCCACCTTCAACATCAGCCGCCTCGCCGCCGCGCACATGAGCCGCAACGAGCCCGAGGACCCCGAGGACCCCGAGACCACCGGCGAACGCGGCGTCATCATCACCACCTCGTCGATCGCCGCCTTCGAAGGGCAGGTCGGACAGGTCGCCTACTCCGCGGCCAAGGCCGCCATCGCCGGGATGTGCCTCACCATGGCGCGCGATCTCGGCTCGCTCGGCATCCGCGTCCTCGCCATCGCGCCCAGCCTGTTCGAGACGGGCGCCACGGACCGGATCCCGGCCGAGACGCGGGCCGCGCTGGTGAAGGGCGCCGCGTTCCCCCGCCGCCTCGGCCGGCCCGAGGAGTACGCCAAGCTCGCCCTGGCCGTCGTCGACAACCCCATGCTCAACGGCCAGTGCCTGCGGCTGGACGCCGGGCAGCGGTTCGGGCCCAAGTGACGGACGTCGAGGGGAGATCGAGGGATGTCGAACACCGAACACCAGGGCAAGGTCGCACTCGTCACCGGCGGCGGCCGGGGCTTCGGCAAGGCGTTCGGCGCCGCGCTGACCGCCCGGGGCGCGCATGTCGTCCTCGCCGACATCGACGGCGAGGCCGCGAAGGCGGCGGCCGCCGAACTCACCGACCACGGGGGCAGCGCGACCGGCGTGACCTTCGACGTGGCCGACGAGGCCGCCGTCGACGCGGCCGTGCACGAGATCACCGACCGCCACGGCGGCCTCGACATCCTCGTCAACAACGCAGGTCTGCACGCCGCCTACAACAAACCGTTCACGGAACTCGGCCTCACCAAGGTGCGGCGGGTGCTGGACGTGAACGTCATGGGAGTCGTCATCTGCTCGCTCGCCGCGCGGGAGGCCATGAAGGGCCGCGCGGGCGCCTCCATCGTCAACATCTCGTCGTCGGCGGCCTACGCGAACCGGAGCATCTACGGCGTCTCCAAGCTCGCCGTGCGGGGCCTGACGGTGTCGTTCGCGCGCGAGTTCGCCGCCGACGGCATCCGGGTCAACGCCATCGCGCCGGGCCTGATCTTCACCGACACCGTCCGGGCCGACCTGTCGAGCGCGGAGGCCGAGCGGGTCCTCGGCGAGCAGATCCTCCGGCGGGAGGGAACGGAGCAGGACGTCGTCGAGGCGCTGCTCCACCTGGTCTCGTCGAAGTCGGCGTTCGTCACCGGCGAGACGCTGCGCGTGACGGGCGGGTTCGCGCTCTCCGTCTGAGAACGCGTCTGTGGCCGTGCCCCGCGCTGGAGTCGCGGGCACGGGCCACAGGCCTTGCGGCTGTCCTATACGGTCGCCGGTTCGGCCTCCGGTCGCTCGGCCAGCTCCTTCTCCTCGGACGTGATCGCCTTCAGCAGCACGTACGGCGTGGCGATCTTCCAGAAGACGTAGGCGATCGAGGGGATCAGGTACGCGAGGAGTCCGTTCCAGGCGAGCGGTCCGGTCTTGTTGAGGTAGACGAAGGCGCCCGGAATGAGCAGCACCCCCAGCGCCATGCTGAGCCAGCCGTACCAGCGCGGGAAGACCGGCTTGGCGCGGCGGTGGTCGATGAACGCGACGTACCCGATCGACCAGACCTGCAGCACGAAGATGCAGGCGTTGCCCACGAACATGAGCCAGAAGGTGTCGGTCATCGCGGACAGGACGTCGGCGGAGTGGGCCTCCGGCCGCCAGGCCGCGGCGGCGAGGATCGCGAGCGGGAAGAAGAACCCGAGCGGGGCCACCACACCCGTGGTGAGCTGGATCATGGAGAGCAGACCCCAGCCGCCCTCGACCCGGCGCATTTGCATGCTCGTCACGACGACGTACGGGTATTCGAACGGGACGAGCAGGACCATCAGGGCGACACAGGTGAGGATCCCCGTGCGGTGGTCCTTGAGGAACGTGACGATGTCGTCGGGGCTCTCCGTCGGACTCATCGGCGGGGTGAGGTGCCCCACGGCGAATGCGGCGAAGAATCCCACGAACAGGATGACTCCGCACCACGCAGATACGCGTTGCAGTCTGATGTGGAGGTCTTTCTTCATCTGCGGCTCCCCTTTGAGCTGATTACCATCCGACAAGCCTGTCCAGCACGAGCGCCGAGTTCGAGAGATAGTCGCCGTAGCCGCCCCGGAAGAAGAGCAGCGGTGTTTTCGGCGACTCGACGCGCAGCTCGCGGACACGACCGACGACCAAGAGGTGATCGCCGATCTCGACGATCTGCTCCACCGTGCAGTCGACCCAGGCGACGATTCCGTCCAGAACCGGGTTGCCGAGGGACGACGCCGTCCAGGCCGTGCCCTCGAACCGCTGCCGGGCCGGGCCTGTCGAAATCTTTCGCGACAGCCGCTCCTGGTTGCCGGCGAGCGCGTTGGCGCAGAAGCGTCCGGCGGAGCGGATCGTGCGCAGGGTCGTGGAGGAGCTGTCCACGAGGAACGACACCAGCGGCGGGTCCAGGGACACGGACGCGAAGGTCCCGACGACCAGTCCGTGCGGCCGCTGTTCGGCGTCCGTCGTGGTGACGGCGACCACGCTCGTGGGGAAGTTTCCCAGCACGTCCCGGAACCGCCGCCCGTCGATGTCACTCATCCGGCCTCCACCCCGACTTTGAACCCTTCTTGACATGACGTCAGATCAGCACGCGCATCGACTCGGGCAGCTCCAGGCCCATCTGGGCCAGGGCGTTGGCGTGATACGCCGAGCCGGGCACATGGATCATGTGCTGGAGGCCCACGTGGGCGTCCCGCCAGAACCGCTGGATCGGGTTGCCCCGCCGGCTCGCGTTCCCGCCGGACCGCGCGAAGATCTCGTCCAGTGCGGAGACGGCCCGCCACGCGCAGCGGACCTGGTTGCGCCGGACATTCGCCCGGTCCTCGATGGTGATGGGCTTTCCGGCCTCGGCCTGGTCGTACAACCTGCTGATGCCGTCGATGAGTTGGACCCGGGAGGCGGCGATCTCCGCCGCGGCCTCCCCTGCCGCGTACAGCACGTACGGGTCGTCTCGCACCTGCACGCCCGTCACGGCGACCCGGTCGCGCTGCTGGCTCAGGTGGACGGCGAGGGCGCCCTCGCAGATCCCGACGACCGCCGCGGTGATGCCCAGCGGGAACATCGAGCTGAAGGGCAGCTTGTAGAGGATCTCGGTGAGCCCCACCTCCTCGGCGGCGGTCCCTTCCTGGACCTTCTCCTGGCGGATGGTCCGGTACTCCGGGATGAACGCCTTGTCGACGACGACGTCCTTGCTGCCGGTGCCCGCGAGGCCGACCACGTCCCAGGTGCCGTCGATGATCTCGTAGTCCGACCGGGGCAGCACGACGTGCAGCACGCTGATCGGCCCGGCAGGCCTGCCCTTCCCGTCGCCGACGAGCGCGCCGAGGAAGTCCCAGCCGCAGTGGTCGCTGCCCGAGGAGAACGGCCAGCGCCCGCTGAGGACGTAACCGCCGTCCACCGGATCGGCGATGCCGTTCGGCATGTAGGGGGAGGCGATCCAGGTGTCCGGGTTCTCGTCCCACACCTCGTGCGCGAGGCGGGGGTCCAGCTGGGCGAGTTCCCACGGGTGGACGCCGACGACTCCGCTCACCCAGCCCGCGGCCCCGTCGTGCCGGGCGACGGCCATCACCGCTTCCGCGAAATCCCGGGGGTGGGCGCAGTAGCCGCCGAACTCCTTGGGCTGCAAAAGCCGGATCACTCCCGCCGAACGCAGAAGTTCGACGGTCCGGTCGCTCAACTTGCCGAGTTTCTCGTTCTCATCGGCGAGTGCGGCCAGTTCGGAGCCCATTTCCTCCACACGGTCGACCACTTCATGCGTCACTCCGCACACCTCCTGCACCAGCGGCTGCCTCACCTGTGCCGCGCGTAGCGGCGGGACGCGCTCATTGTCATTTCGGGGCTCAATGGACCGCTTGGTACTTTCCGCTGACCGGGACAGGGCACTTCTCCCCCGCGGACGCAGGAGCCTCACCGGCCGACGACGCCCCGACGGGTGGACCCCCGGGTCGGCGCGTTCGCGCCATACCGAGGCGCAAAACCGTACAACCTATGGGCCAATCAGGTTGTCTCTGTTGATGTCCGACACGCATACCCTTCCGGGGAGATCATGGTGCGAAACAGAACCATTTGGGCCACCGCAGCCCTCCTGACCGCCACACTGGGCGTGGCCGCAGCCCCGGCCGAGGCCTCGCCGGTCACCGCGACCCGGGCCGCCACCGCCTGTCCCACCGGCTGGGGCAGCCTGGACAAGACGTACCTCGCCGGCACGTCGACACCGGTGACGAACGTACGGACCGGCCGCCACGACTGCTACGACAGGTTCGTCATCGACGTCCCCGGCGCGGGCGCCGGCCAACTCGGCTTCTCGGTGGGGTACGTCGACCAGCTCGAACAGGACGCATCCGGCCGCCCCATCCCCGTCGGTGGCGGTGCCATCCTGGACGTCCGGGTCAACGCGCCCGCCTACGACCCCGAGACCGGCGCCTCCACCTACCCCGGACGGGTCGCGCAACCACTGCCGGGCGTGAACCTCACCGGGTACAGCACCTTCCGTGACACCCGGTACGCCGGGAGCTTCGAGGGGGTGACACAGTTCGGGCTCGGCGTGCGCGCACGCCTCCCCTTCCGGGTGCTGCGCCTGGCCGGCGCCCTCGTGGTGGACGTCGCACACACCTGGTGACCTCCACGGGCATTGCTCACCTGCGCGGCGCACGGACGCCCGGGCTCATCGAGCCGGCGCCGGGCGCCGCGCGTCCGTGGGCCGGCAGTCGCCGCTCGCGCCCCCCTTCCCCCGCGCACCCCGCAGAGGACCGGATGCAGACCTTCGATTTGTCAAGTACCTGACAGTACTGGTCACGGTTCTCACCCTCCAGACCCCGCACCGGCCGCGGTCGCCGCCGCCCAGCCCCCGCCGCCCCCGGGCCCCTCGCCCGGGCCCCTCGCCCGGCGGCCCCGACGGCCCCCGACGGTCTGCGGCTGATCGGCCTCAGCCACACGGTGCGGGCGATGCCTGTGCACCGACACGAACGGCGACGATCTGCGCGCCGCGGGCAACACCCGGACGGTCGTCACCGACGAACGCCATGTCCCGGCAGGCCGATACCGGGCCGGTGGCCACACCAAACTCCAGTGCCCCACCGACCAGTTCCTCATCGGCTACAGCCGCCGTGGTGACCGTATGTCGGCGGCGCTGTGCGTACCCGCCCGCACCGCGCTGGACGGCACCGGACGGACCGTCTGGTTCGACCGGTCCAACAACCGGCCCTCCCGTGGCCCCGGCCTGCGAATTCGCCCAGGGCCACAACAAGGGCCAGTACGCCGCCGGTATCGCGCTCACCACCCGCGTCGGCAGCACGCCGGGCCCCGCGGCCCTGTTGCGCAGCCCGTTGCGGCCCCGAACACCGTCCCGTGCGCGCGCTCTTGCGTCCCGGAATCCTCGCGGAACTGTCCGTGATCGGTAACAGAGGGATCCCGCGGTGCCCTTTCCCCGTCCTCACTGCTGCTGGGGCTTCCACCAACAAGACGAGGACAGGGCAGACATGGCGCGGCATGGCGGGCGGGGATGGTACGGCCGGGTACTCGCGGCGGCGGTCGGAGTGACGGCGGTGGCGGCGGCCACCTCGGTATGGACGGCGCAGGCCGGCCAGGCCGACGGCCGCCGGGCGGAGGCAGGCGTCTCGGCGAGCCCCTCGGCAGCGGGCGCCGCGGACCGCGCGCCGGCGGCGGTGGCGGTGGACATCGCCCACGCGTCGGATGCCGGTGCCCGGGGCGTCAACATCACCATCGACGACGGGCCGGACCCGGTCTGGACCCCGCAGGTCCTCCAGGTGCTGGAGGAGAACGGGGTGAAGGCGACCTTCTGCATGGTGGGCACGCAGGCCCAGGCCCACCCGGACCTGGTCAAGGCGGTGGTGGCGGCCGGGCACCGGCTGTGCGACCACTCGGTGTCGCACGACACCACGATGGACACCAAGCCCGAGTCCTACCAGTCGCAGCAGATCCTGGACGCCGAGCGCATGATCACCGAAGCCTCTGGGGGCGTGCGACCCCTGTACTACCGGGCCCCCGGCGGTGCCTTCACCCCCTACAGCCGTACCCTCGCCGCCTCCCACGGGATGCGGCCGCTGGGCTGGAACGTCGACACCAAGGACTTCGAGCACCCCGGCGCCGCCGCGATCGTCGCCACCGTCAAGAGCGAGATCTCCAACGGCCCGACCATCCTCTTCCACGACGCCGGCGGGGACCGCTCCCAGACGGTCGCCGCCCTGCGCGAGGTCCTGCCCTGGCTGAAGCAGCAGGGGTATTCCTTCGGCTTCCCGGTGCGCTGAGCGGCGGCCCCGTCCCCACCGGCGCGAGCCGCCGGTGGGCCCTCCTTCGGGCGGGTGGCGCTGCCGAGCCCAACCTCGCGCTCGACCCCGAACACCCGGAGGAGGCGGTCGCGACCGCGTTCGCCACCGGCCCCAAGGGAGGTCCCTTCGCTCCGATCTGCGTCTCGACCGACGGCGGGGCGACCCGGGTCCTCAGAAGCATCGTCCCCGGCGGATCAGCCGGGACCGGCACCGGGGACATCACCATCAGTTTCGCGCCGCCTGACCAGCCATGGCGTCGACATCGAGGACGATCTGCTTCATCTCCGGCCACGGCGGGTGGAAGCTCTTGCCCCACCGTGGAGCTGAGGACCTTGCCCTTGCGCAACTCCACCAGACGGCGCGCAAAGGCGTAGTCGTCGCTGGTTCCGCAGGTCGGGCAGGGGGGCCGGGACGCCGGGCCACCGGTACGGAGAGCGGGCGCGTGGCCACCGCGGACAGGATTTCGGGGTGGGCGTGCACCACCGAGGCGAAGGCGCGCGCGATCCCGCGCAGTTCGGCGCGCCAGGGCCGGTCGGAGGACTCGGTGTCCCGGGCCGGCCGGATCTCCTCGGACGTGGCGCGCAACCGGTCGTCGACCTCGTCGAAGAAGGCCTCGACCAGGCCGTCGACCAGCGCTTCCCTGCCGGCGGGGTGGCCGCGGGCCCACCCATTGCGGAACGCGCTCTGGGCCCACGCCGTGCCTTGCGCAACCATGGAAGGCGAAACAGGCATCGCACCAGGGGGAGGGGCGGTCGATGAGCGGTGGATGGCGAGGATGGGGGCGGCGGAAGGCGGGGCGGCGCCCCGGGCCCGTGGAGCCGGAAGGTGGCGCGAGCGGCGAGTTGGCCGAGGGCGTCTCGTACAGCATCACGACGCGGGACGGTGCCGACGGCCTCCCGGTCGTGAACGTCAAGCTCACGATGACACCGGAGGCGAAGGCGCGCTGGACGCTGAGTGCCGCTTACGAGGGCAAGGGCGAGACGCACCCCGACACGCTCACCGCGGCCTACGAGTTGGCCGAGGTGCTGTGGCGGCAGGGTTCCGCGGACGAGGCGGTCGAACTGTTCCGCTACGTCGTCGCCGGCCGCCGGACGGTGATCGGCCACGGGCACCCCGACACGCTGGCGGCCACGTCGTCTCTGGCACGGGCGCTGGAGGAGCTCGGCGAACTGGGCGAGGCGGAGCAACTGACCCGGATGGTGTGGGGCGAACAGGTCCACGCGTCCGGT
Coding sequences within it:
- a CDS encoding SDR family oxidoreductase, with product MEIKGKKAVVFGGASGMGRASAELLAARGAEVAVLDRPESAGAEVAAAFGGSFHPVDVTDFEATEGALDAAVDALGGLHVSITTAGGGTVKRTLGRGGPHDLETFRRVLDLNAVATFNISRLAAAHMSRNEPEDPEDPETTGERGVIITTSSIAAFEGQVGQVAYSAAKAAIAGMCLTMARDLGSLGIRVLAIAPSLFETGATDRIPAETRAALVKGAAFPRRLGRPEEYAKLALAVVDNPMLNGQCLRLDAGQRFGPK
- a CDS encoding SDR family NAD(P)-dependent oxidoreductase encodes the protein MSNTEHQGKVALVTGGGRGFGKAFGAALTARGAHVVLADIDGEAAKAAAAELTDHGGSATGVTFDVADEAAVDAAVHEITDRHGGLDILVNNAGLHAAYNKPFTELGLTKVRRVLDVNVMGVVICSLAAREAMKGRAGASIVNISSSAAYANRSIYGVSKLAVRGLTVSFAREFAADGIRVNAIAPGLIFTDTVRADLSSAEAERVLGEQILRREGTEQDVVEALLHLVSSKSAFVTGETLRVTGGFALSV
- a CDS encoding flavin reductase family protein — its product is MSDIDGRRFRDVLGNFPTSVVAVTTTDAEQRPHGLVVGTFASVSLDPPLVSFLVDSSSTTLRTIRSAGRFCANALAGNQERLSRKISTGPARQRFEGTAWTASSLGNPVLDGIVAWVDCTVEQIVEIGDHLLVVGRVRELRVESPKTPLLFFRGGYGDYLSNSALVLDRLVGW
- a CDS encoding hydroxylase; its protein translation is MTHEVVDRVEEMGSELAALADENEKLGKLSDRTVELLRSAGVIRLLQPKEFGGYCAHPRDFAEAVMAVARHDGAAGWVSGVVGVHPWELAQLDPRLAHEVWDENPDTWIASPYMPNGIADPVDGGYVLSGRWPFSSGSDHCGWDFLGALVGDGKGRPAGPISVLHVVLPRSDYEIIDGTWDVVGLAGTGSKDVVVDKAFIPEYRTIRQEKVQEGTAAEEVGLTEILYKLPFSSMFPLGITAAVVGICEGALAVHLSQQRDRVAVTGVQVRDDPYVLYAAGEAAAEIAASRVQLIDGISRLYDQAEAGKPITIEDRANVRRNQVRCAWRAVSALDEIFARSGGNASRRGNPIQRFWRDAHVGLQHMIHVPGSAYHANALAQMGLELPESMRVLI
- a CDS encoding AMIN-like domain-containing (lipo)protein, giving the protein MVRNRTIWATAALLTATLGVAAAPAEASPVTATRAATACPTGWGSLDKTYLAGTSTPVTNVRTGRHDCYDRFVIDVPGAGAGQLGFSVGYVDQLEQDASGRPIPVGGGAILDVRVNAPAYDPETGASTYPGRVAQPLPGVNLTGYSTFRDTRYAGSFEGVTQFGLGVRARLPFRVLRLAGALVVDVAHTW
- a CDS encoding polysaccharide deacetylase family protein, which gives rise to MARHGGRGWYGRVLAAAVGVTAVAAATSVWTAQAGQADGRRAEAGVSASPSAAGAADRAPAAVAVDIAHASDAGARGVNITIDDGPDPVWTPQVLQVLEENGVKATFCMVGTQAQAHPDLVKAVVAAGHRLCDHSVSHDTTMDTKPESYQSQQILDAERMITEASGGVRPLYYRAPGGAFTPYSRTLAASHGMRPLGWNVDTKDFEHPGAAAIVATVKSEISNGPTILFHDAGGDRSQTVAALREVLPWLKQQGYSFGFPVR